A section of the Zygosaccharomyces rouxii strain CBS732 chromosome B complete sequence genome encodes:
- the SHM1 gene encoding glycine hydroxymethyltransferase SHM1 (highly similar to gnl|GLV|KLLA0F01210g Kluyveromyces lactis KLLA0F01210g and similar to YBR263W uniprot|P37292 Saccharomyces cerevisiae YBR263W SHM1 Serine hydroxymethyltransferase mitochondrial) codes for MLSRLARNTTSVRLLSTRSVLASAAASKNQLLLSKHVQEVDPEIHQILKDERHRQKHSITLIPSENFTSKSVMDLLGSEMQNKYSEGYPGERYYGGNEFIDKAESLCQKRALEVFGLDPNEWGVNVQPLSGAPANLYTYSAILESGDRLMGLDLPDGGHLSHGYQTASGTKISFISKYFQTMPYRVNPQTGLIDYDALESTSKLFRPKVIVAGASAYARALDYERFRKIADGCGAYLMSDMAHISGLVAAGVTESPFNYSDIVTTTTHKSLRGPRGAIIFFRKGIRKVTKKGKEIPYELEKKINFSVFPGHQGGPHNHTISALAVALKQASTPEFKQYQTEVVENARILGEELTKRGFKLVSGGTDTHLVLIDLSQLNIDGARLEAILERLNIAANKNTIPGDKSALFPSGLRVGTPAMTTRGFGVAEFSKVAEYIDTAAKLAVVLKGEESPDNKDSRAKLANFKQLCRDSPDVESLAQEISQWVGQYPVPGELQ; via the coding sequence ATGCTCTCTAGATTAGCTCGTAACACTACTTCAGTACGTCTTTTGTCGACTAGATCCGTTCTAGCTTCAGCAGCCGCTTCTAAAAACCAATTACTTCTCTCTAAACATGTTCAAGAAGTGGACCCagaaatccatcaaatatTGAAGGATGAACGTCATAGACAAAAGCATTCAATTACGCTAATTCCTTCTGAAAATTTCACTTCTAAATCCGTGATGGATCTTTTAGGTTCTGAAATGCAAAATAAATATTCTGAAGGTTATCCAGGAGAAAGGTATTACGGTGGTAATGAATTCATCGATAAGGCTGAATCTCTCTGTCAAAAGAGAGCACTAGAAGTATTTGGATTGGACCCTAATGAATGGGGCGTTAATGTCCAACCATTGAGTGGTGCACCCGCCAACTTGTACACTTATTCAGCCATATTAGAGTCTGGTGATCGTTTAATGGGACTTGATTTACCTGATGGTGGCCACTTATCTCACGGTTATCAAACTGCCTCAGGTACCAAAATTTCGTTCATTTCTAAGTATTTCCAAACTATGCCCTACCGTGTAAATCCTCAAACTGGATTAATCGATTACGACGCTTTAGAATCGACCTCTAAATTATTCAGACCTAAGGTTATCGTTGCAGGTGCATCTGCATACGCTAGAGCTCTAGACTATGAACGTTTCCGTAAAATTGCTGATGGTTGTGGTGCATATTTGATGAGTGATATGGCCCACATTTCAGGTTTAGTTGCCGCTGGCGTCACTGAATCACCTTTCAATTATTCCGATATAGTTACTACAACTACTCACAAATCTCTAAGAGGACCTCGTGGTGCTataatcttcttcagaaaagGTATTAGAAAAGTTACAAAGAAGGGTAAGGAAATTCCTTACGaattagagaaaaaaatcaatttttcagttttcCCAGGCCATCAAGGTGGTCCTCATAACCATACCATTTCTGCATTGGCCGTTGCCTTAAAGCAAGCTTCTACACCAGAATTTAAACAATACCAAACTGAAGTGGTGGAAAACGCCCGCATTTTAGGCGAAGAACTGACCAAACGTGGATTCAAACTAGTCTCTGGCGGTACCGATACTCATTTGGTATTGATCGACTTATCACAACTAAACATCGATGGTGCTCGTTTGGAAGCTATTCTTGAAAGACTCAACATTGCTGCTAACAAGAATACAATCCCTGGTGATAAATCAGCACTATTCCCCTCTGGTCTAAGAGTGGGGACACCCGCTATGACAACCAGAGGCTTTGGTGTAGCTGAATTCTCAAAAGTAGCAGAATACATAGACACTGCTGCTAAATTGGCAGTCGTTTTGAAAGGTGAAGAATCCCCAGATAACAAGGATTCTAGAGCAAAATTAGCCAATTTCAAACAGTTGTGTCGCGACTCCCCTGACGTTGAATCTCTAGCACAGGAGATTTCTCAATGGGTTGGTCAATACCCAGTTCCAGGTGAATTACAGTAG
- the YPT10 gene encoding Rab family GTPase YPT10 (similar to uniprot|P36019 Saccharomyces cerevisiae YNL093W YPT53 Involved in vacuolar protein sorting and endocytosis GTP-binding protein of the rab family), whose product MHRKVGSIFKLKGHSKNTRLHDMSSEAQEVYVANLKLVLLGESSVGKTSIVTRYTTGNYQKTNATIGAAFFTKAINVPSEDGVVRKVNVEIWDTAGQERYRSLTPVYYRNTDAAFIVFDVTKPESLEKAHSWIEELNEYCSSDRPENEINTIVVGNKIDLDHGPFETDLQYVLVSAKTGEGIVKLFEKLAQSVLNEKYVREETLEDLPKDPFKMKRRKETCSC is encoded by the coding sequence ATGCACCGGAAAGTGGGAAGCATCTTTAAGTTAAAGGGCCATTCCAAAAACACTAGATTACATGATATGAGTTCAGAAGCTCAGGAAGTTTACGTGgccaatttgaaattggtgcTTTTAGGGGAATCTTCTGTGGGAAAAACTTCCATTGTTACGAGGTATACCACTGGTAACTATCAAAAGACAAATGCAACAATTGGTGCTGCTTTTTTCACAAAGGCAATAAATGTACCTTCAGAAGATGGTGTTGTTCGTAAAGTCAATGTAGAAATATGGGACACAGCCGGTCAAGAGAGGTATAGATCATTAACACCCGTATACTATAGAAATACAGACGCCGCATTCATAGTATTTGATGTAACTAAGCCAGAAAGTTTAGAAAAAGCCCATAGCTGGATTGAAGAGTTAAATGAGTATTGTTCCAGTGACAGGCCTGAAAATGAGATAAATACCATTGTTGTGGGTAACAAGATTGATTTAGATCATGGACCGTTCGAAACTGATCTACAGTATGTTTTAGTGAGTGCAAAGACAGGTGAAGGAATtgtaaaattatttgaaaaattggccCAAAGTGTACtaaatgaaaaatatgTTAGGGAAGAAACACTCGAAGATTTACCGAAGGATCCCTTTAAGATGAAAAGACGGAAAGAAACGTGCAGTTGCTGA
- the MIC12 gene encoding Mic12p (uniprot|Q9UVE5 Zygosaccharomyces rouxii Hypothetical protein similar to YBR262C uniprot|P38341 Saccharomyces cerevisiae YBR262C), protein MSKLIKLTSITAVSSTLAASYYFYFVDRDGFHYQNSQWKKIGDKVQGIIDGSENINPSTPSNSNQVIVVKRPMTETMKDLWNEQIRNTANWFYSWGK, encoded by the coding sequence ATGAGCAAGTTGATTAAATTGACCTCTATTACTGCAGTATCGAGTACCTTAGCGGCttcttattatttttattttgtagATAGAGACGGTtttcattaccaaaattcaCAATGGAAGAAAATTGGTGATAAAGTTCAGGGTATAATAGACGGTAGTGAAAACATCAACCCAAGTACACCATCGAACAGTAATCAAGTAATTGTAGTGAAAAGACCAATGACTGAGACGATGAAAGATTTATGGAATGAACAAATAAGAAATACTGCTAACTGGTTCTACTCTTGGGGGAAATGA
- the RGD1 gene encoding GTPase-activating protein RGD1 (similar to uniprot|P38339 Saccharomyces cerevisiae YBR260C RGD1 GTPase-activating protein (RhoGAP) for Rho3p and Rho4p possibly involved in control of actin cytoskeleton organization), with protein sequence MVASSSSGRDKVSKGDKPQDIQLLDKQEIQNVLNSDVAINALLGRLKQSLLTCEEFIKFLRKKVFFEQEHVEELGKQFKHFFMDTTNSSPSLKRRIHDILEYDGKLAKVKKSYVSALQKMYDEMSALLFTMTKMRKSVKENSRRLEKEVSDAIHTAEKSQSRYNSLCQDWDKLRLSDPTKTKLTLRGSKTTKEQEEELLRKIDTADLEYKQKVDHSTSLRATFINKERPKIVSELKDLILETDTALSIQLQKYTIWTENLILNSGVTVAPMEASKSMRSVASSVTNAKDLYLYLNKYNSSGKTGAMVNKNLIPVNYKKHPSMIKISGPSPSTNTNSLSKTTTPSFSVDTGKSSKNKKTLESPHTQSNTSNLGASTSSTKTAASTSGAALGAAAGAAANTTPHVVNSASSKEQEKDKGLLLEEPPNDFKTLDPGNSNAARIPSVATDLTMATSESDRPLSQVQTNTSMPPGTQKNFKTFGVPLETLVEYEQDMVPAIVRQCIYVIDKYGLDLEGIYRKTANITEMSKLKEEIDKEPDNIAMILPSKNYKEDDIYLVASLLKAFFASLPDTLLPAEITEDVKSCLSIPDEKTRRNFMHGLIYKLPDAQYWTLRALLFHLKRVVSHEPINRMGTKQLFIIWGPTLISPHDEEPNDVGFQIKTMEVLYDVADQAFEQD encoded by the coding sequence ATGGTtgcttcctcttcttctggtaGGGATAAGGTTTCAAAAGGGGATAAACCTCAAGATATTCAACTATTAGACAAACAAGAGATTCAAAATGTTTTGAACTCTGATGTAGCTATTAATGCACTGCTAGGACGCTTGAAACAGTCCCTGTTGACTTGCGAAGAGTTTATCAAGTTTTTACGAAAGAAAGTCTTTTTTGAACAGGAACATGTAGAAGAATTGGGTAAGCAGTTTAAACACTTCTTTATGGATACGACTAATAGCAGCCCATCATTAAAGCGAAGGATTCATGACATTTTAGAATACGATGGAAAATTAGCTAAAGTCAAGAAAAGTTACGTGAGCGCTTTGCAAAAGATGTATGATGAAATGAGTGCCCTTCTATTTACAATGACAAAGATGAGGAAAAGCGTCAAGGAAAACAGCAGACGTTTAGAGAAAGAGGTTTCTGATGCAATTCACACCGCTGAAAAGAGTCAGAGTAGGTATAATTCTTTATGTCAAGATTGGGATAAGTTAAGATTATCTGACCCAACAAAGACTAAGTTAACACTACGTGGATCAAAGACAACAaaggaacaagaggaagaattgTTGAGGAAAATTGATACTGCAGACTTGGAATATAAGCAAAAAGTGGATCACTCTACTTCTCTGAGAGCTACTTTTATCAATAAGGAGAGACCCAAGATTGTGTCTGAATTAAAGGATTTGATCCTAGAGACAGATACTGCATTATCGATTCAATTACAAAAGTATACTATTTGGACTGAGAATTTGATCCTAAACAGTGGTGTCACTGTTGCCCCCATGGAGGCATCTAAATCTATGAGATCCGTCGCATCTTCCGTTACTAACGCCAAGGATCTTTACTTGTATCTTAACAAGTATAACAGTTCAGGTAAGACTGGCGCCATGGTTAATAAGAACTTAATTCCAGTTAATTATAAGAAACATCCTTCAATGATTAAGATATCAGGACCAAGTCCCTCTACTAATACTAATTCATTATCGAAGACCACTACACCTTCATTTTCTGTGGATACTGGTAAGAGTTCCAAAAATAAGAAGACCTTGGAAAGTCCTCATACCCAGTCTAATACCTCAAACCTTGGTGCTTCGACATCTTCCACTAAGACAGCGGCAAGTACATCAGGAGCCGCTTTGGGTGCAGCTGCTGGTGCAGCTGCTAATACTACCCCTCATGTTGTAAATAGtgcatcttcaaaggaaCAGGAAAAGGACAAAGGTCTTCTTCTGGAAGAACCTCCtaatgattttaaaacaCTGGATCCAGGCAATTCTAATGCAGCGAGGATACCCAGTGTGGCTACAGATTTGACAATGGCTACTTCAGAATCCGATAGACCTCTGTCACAGGTTCAAACGAACACTTCCATGCCGCCAGGAACTCAGAAAAACTTCAAAACATTTGGAGTTCCCTTGGAAACTTTGGTTGAATACGAGCAGGATATGGTTCCAGCTATCGTTCGTCAATGTATTTATGTGATTGACAAATATGGGTTAGATCTGGAAGGTATTTATCGAAAGACCGCAAATATTACAGAAATGAGTAAAttaaaggaagaaattgataagGAGCCAGATAACATTGCTATGATTTTACCATCGAAGAATTAtaaggaagatgatatATATCTGGTGGCCTCTTTACTGAAGGCCTTTTTTGCATCTTTACCAGACACCCTATTACCTGCGGAAATTACAGAAGATGTAAAAAGTTGTCTCTCTATCCCAGATGAGAAGACAAGAAGGAATTTCATGCATGGTTTAATATATAAGTTACCGGATGCTCAGTACTGGACATTGAGAGCACTCTTGTTCCATTTAAAGCGGGTGGTCAGCCATGAACCTATAAATCGGATGGGTACGAAGCAACTATTCATTATATGGGGACCAACGCTAATTTCACCCCATGATGAAGAACCTAACGATGTTGGTTTCCAAATCAAAACAATGGAAGTGCTTTACGATGTTGCTGATCAGGCATTTGAACAAGATTGA
- the TAE1 gene encoding N-terminal protein methyltransferase (uniprot|Q9UVE4 Zygosaccharomyces rouxii Hypothetical protein highly similar to YBR261C uniprot|P38340 Saccharomyces cerevisiae YBR261C Putative S-adenosylmethionine-dependent methyltransferase of the seven beta-strand family) — protein MSQDKPDSHINYNDAIEYWSQTPATVNGVLGGYGEQTVVPTMDVLGSSHFLRKLKSRMVVEPGYKKISADIGAGIGRVTKNFLSKHCDVVDLVEPVGPFVDQMQTELKELIQENKIGQIYDVGMQDWNPQDGKYWLIWCQWCVGHLPDEELIEFFKRCIKGLQPNGTIIVKENNTPTDCDDFDPEDSSVTRSDSKLKQVFEQSGLKLIATDRQKGLPQELYPVRMYALKPKN, from the coding sequence ATGTCACAGGATAAACCTGACTCTCACATAAACTACAATGACGCTATAGAATACTGGAGCCAGACTCCTGCCACCGTAAATGGTGTGCTTGGTGGATACGGTGAACAGACGGTAGTTCCCACTATGGACGTACTGGGATCTAGTCATTTTTtaagaaaattgaaatcaagaATGGTTGTTGAACCTGGCTATAAGAAAATTAGTGCTGATATTGGTGCTGGTATTGGAAGAGTTACTAAAAACTTTTTATCCAAACATTGTGATGTCGTGGATCTAGTGGAACCTGTTGGACCATTTGTAGATCAAATGCAAactgaattgaaagaattgattcaagaaaataaaattggtCAAATCTATGATGTGGGTATGCAAGACTGGAATCCACAAGATGGTAAATACTGGCTTATCTGGTGTCAATGGTGTGTCGGACATTTGccagatgaagaattgattgagTTCTTTAAAAGGTGTATCAAAGGTTTGCAACCGAACGGTACCATCATAGTCAAGGAGAACAACACGCCAACAGATTGTGACGACTTCGATCCTGAGGATTCATCGGTGACAAGGTCTGATAGTAAGTTGAAACAAGTCTTTGAACAGAGCGGATTGAAATTAATCGCTACAGATAGACAGAAGGGACTGCCACAAGAATTGTATCCTGTGAGGATGTATGCTCTTAAGCCAAAGAACTga
- the RTT101 gene encoding cullin RTT101 (weakly similar to uniprot|P47050 Saccharomyces cerevisiae YJL047C RTT101 Cullin family member subunit of a complex containing ubiquitin ligase activity binds HRT1 and is modified by the ubiquitin like protein RUB1 Regulator of Ty1 Transposition Regulator of Ty1 Transposition), giving the protein MMESSHFLEDHQAAYRTLNDQLDKVFEMANGVCRQLTNLDAKVQPADEIIDLYAHYENCDRIMRSLTQLKVYEPVENDEYSGSSSGGGRKRLQLVNQSKFISNLCEMLFMKLNTFTDDYVKHILNLIGDLDSTYNLQRLMLYWKHISSIYRESTIMLTELYEYVRHNFPQVKRNLDTFADITTMLLINFFQSHMGSKFVNLIEVFVNNGRSENHLDTKISGSFLKKLYHHNVLIDKDRDQHFQDFYFEYLSKYVENKVVIPMNIDYMKNLKKQLELNAKLTLSISPTMIEKANDIFLQHTILKAETASQLMEVEKDNIKFYSVKAPERYFPFPKENFSLLKIAFESRGRTMELERVFKKLSRKLLKRAHPDLERLFSEACKLILLVSGYPNFGAISREEITKILGGPLNTMELYVRFCESSIRKVNRDKNLRDHYVGSPSIFQAPILLEINAAVLDLYSRSLFRRAIMQGANSVLKSLKDPDSLEFQLINFFRDIYGTSSEFRNLEATTEIVLKAFYLNSSFEQSSSNKNKFIQPLVFEKKMVPEIYQRGDNEDIVLPPELVESWEEFMKHFNSTDKKPELKKVHPVHHLQHCEVSTPYKLKSGKGLSLELTLYQTCLLSLFNDYEELEFNEIMSKLRMTKSTLDVVLKSFTDVGLLILQGNTKYTLNKNYSPDKRKIKDGKLRIPLLRPISSSGRSDSNGSVVISSQHHEGHSSQWKQELLKACIVRSLKGESNGLNLPELFNKVESQLRGISIGEFKDALDKILKDRFIRYRNDRYLY; this is encoded by the coding sequence ATGATGGAATCTTCTCACTTTCTAGAAGATCATCAAGCTGCTTACCGAACTTTGAACGATCAGTTAGATAAGGTATTTGAAATGGCAAATGGGGTCTGTCGTCAACTGACTAATCTTGATGCAAAAGTCCAACCAGCGGATGAAATAATAGATCTTTATGCCCACTATGAGAATTGTGATAGAATTATGCGTTCTTTAACGCAATTGAAAGTTTATGAACCTGTGGAGAACGATGAATATAGcggtagtagtagtggtggtggtaggAAACGActtcaattggttaatCAGTCCAAAtttatttcaaatttgtgTGAAATGCTTTTTATGAAGTTAAATACGTTTACTGATGACTACGTTAAGCACATTCTCAATCTCATAGGTGATTTGGATTCGACTTACAACTTGCAAAGATTAATGCTATATTGGAAACACATATCTTCAATATACCGAGAAAGTACCATAATGTTAACAGAACTGTATGAATACGTGCGCCATAACTTTCCTCAAGTAAAGCGGAATCTCGACACTTTTGCCGATATTACAACTATGTtattaatcaattttttccaatctCATATGGGATCCAAATTTGTAAACCTTATCGAAGTGTTTGTGAATAATGGTAGATCTGAGAATCATCTAGATACAAAGATATCTGGTTCTTTTCTTAAGAAACTCTACCATCACAACGTGCTTATAGATAAAGATCGTGATCAGcattttcaagatttttaTTTCGAATACCTTTCCAAGTACGTGGAGAATAAAGTGGTAATTCCAATGAATATTGATtatatgaaaaatttgaaaaaacaattGGAACTCAATGCCAAGCTAACTTTATCAATATCACCTACAATGATAGAAAAAGCTAATGACATTTTCTTGCAACATACGATTTTAAAAGCAGAAACCGCATCTCAATTGATGGAAGTGGAAAAGGATAATATAAAGTTCTATTCAGTTAAAGCACCTGAGCGTTACTTCCCTTTCccaaaagaaaatttctcTCTGCTGAAAATTGCATTTGAATCCAGAGGTAGAACGATGGAATTGGAAAGGGTTTTCAAGAAACTATCAAGAAAGCTACTTAAAAGAGCTCATCCAGACCTTGAAAGATTATTTTCAGAGGCTTGCAAGTTAATTTTATTGGTTTCCGGTTACCCAAATTTTGGAGCTATTTCTCGAGAGGAAATAACTAAAATTCTAGGCGGTCCTTTGAACACCATGGAATTATATGTACGCTTTTGCGAATCGAGTATCCGCAAAGTTAATCGTGATAAAAACTTAAGGGATCATTATGTTGGGTCACcttcaattttccaagcaCCCATTTTACTGGAAATAAATGCAGCTGTATTAGATCTCTACTCTAGATCTCTCTTCAGGCGGGCAATAATGCAAGGTGCTAATTCTGttctcaaatctttaaaagaTCCAGACAGTTTAGAATTTCAGTTGATAAACTTCTTCCGTGACATCTATGGTACTAGTTCTGAATTCCGTAATTTAGAAGCTACTACTGAAATTGTTCTCAAAGCATTTTATTTAAATTCGAGTTTCGAACAGAGCTCATCCAATAAAAACAAGTTCATCCAGCCTTTggtctttgaaaaaaaaatggtacCAGAAATATACCAACGAGGTGACAATGAGGACATTGTTTTACCCCCTGAACTAGTTGAATCATGGGAAGAATTTATGAAGCACTTCAACTCGACAGACAAAAAGCCGGAACTGAAAAAAGTACATCCGGTCCACCATCTGCAACACTGTGAAGTTTCAACACCTTATAAACTGAAGAGCGGCAAGGGATTGTCCCTTGAACTGACGCTATATCAAACTTGCCTCCTATCCTTATTCAACGATTATGAAGAGTTGgaatttaatgaaattatGAGCAAGCTGAGAATGACTAAAAGCACACTGGATGTTGTTTTAAAGTCATTCACAGATGTAGGTCTTCTCATCTTACAGGGAAATACCAAATACACTTTAAACAAAAACTACAGCCCTgacaaaaggaaaataaaagatggtaaattacGAATACCCCTTTTAAgaccaatttcttcctccGGTCGTAGTGACTCGAATGGAAGTGTGGTAATAAGTTCTCAACATCACGAAGGTCATAGTTCTCAATGGAAACAAGAACTTCTGAAAGCATGTATCGTAAGATCTTTGAAAGGAGAAAGTAATGGCCTGAATCTTCCAGAATTGTTTAACAAGGTGGAATCGCAATTACGAGGGATCagtattggtgaatttaaGGATGCGCTCGATAAAATACTGAAAGATAGATTTATTAGGTACAGAAACGATCGCTACTTGTACTAA